The Tenebrio molitor chromosome 3, icTenMoli1.1, whole genome shotgun sequence genome contains a region encoding:
- the LOC138125569 gene encoding deoxynucleotidyltransferase terminal-interacting protein 1 has protein sequence MIPPITPGQAEEKHNMVSWKNTFSMRQISLMNLAASQLGVKNGSRSTIPNCRRTYSITSPAKSLDLLRKNLQSAINKDIDNVIRKYLEKFFQPAINNIKINLGKDSVSEDHVKEVCKQMLEEAKLMYKMSPGSRDSSPYDYSDSEASTTDGRFGRTSPLHRKRKESDTDSETNSKRHKSQFYYMTECGKYKVPIRREGFKWNPDRINENTLFIMGPRANKVLGYGQTRGRLYARHPDLVRYSGDQEDKEWLSAKNLMPPSGGKAYLMVLEDIKELTESDEYKNNPNLQLHELKGFMAPQFLVNKVKLFIQNFKTDKKPLMGLDLFDFRSQSITPPNTALDSGPSTPSDTVQVESQPGSTSSKQSENNFVNIPEMSPSSNHSIISSQSPLQNSGLLSPNMLMTLANNTEGGGAVMILKENTQNDSCLSSILASHINSDNSQDF, from the exons ATGATTCCTCCCATTACGCCAGGTCAAGCCGAAGAAAAACATAACATGGTCAGCTGG AAAAACACATTTAGTATGAGACAAATAAGTCTCATGAATCTCGCCGCCTCGCAGTTGGGGGTGAAAAACGGCAGCAGATCGACAATTCCAAACTGTCGGAGAACGTACAGTATTACAAGTCCAGCCAAATCACTAGATCTGCTAAGAAAGAATTTACAAAGTGCCATTAACAAAGATATCGACAATGTTATCAGAAAGTACTTGGAG aaattttttcaaCCTGCCATTAacaatatcaaaataaatCTGGGTAAAGACAGCGTCAGCGAGGACCACGTGAAAGAAGTGTGCAAGCAGATGTTGGAGGAAGCGAAGTTGATGTATAAGATGTCGCCAGGGTCGCGGGACAGTTCGCCGTATGACTACAGCGACTCGGAGGCGAGCACGACTGACGGGAGATTTGGCCGCACG AGTCCTCTTCacagaaaaagaaaagagTCAGATACTGATTCTGAGACAAACAGCAAGCGGCACAAGTCGCAGTTTTACTACATGACAGAGTGCGGCAAATACAAGGTGCCGATAAGAAGAGAGGGCTTCAAGTGGAACCCGGATCGCATCAACGAAAACACCTTGTTCATCATGGGCCCGAGGGCGAACAAGGTCTTGGGGTACGGGCAGACGCGGGGGCGCTTGTACGCGCGCCACCCAGACCTGGTGCGCTATTCTGGAGACCAAGAGGACAAAGAGTGGCTCTCTGCGAAGAATCTGATGCCCCCTAGCGGCGGCAAAGCATATCTCATGGTTTTAGAAGACATCAAGGAGTTGACCGAGAGCGACGAGTACAAGAACAATCCCAATTTGCAGTTGCACGAGTTGAAGGGATTTATGGCGCCTCAGTTTCTGGTGAACAAGGTCAAATTGtttatacaaaatttcaaGACTGATAAGAAGCCTTTGATGGGTTTGGACCTGTTCGATTTCCGAAGTCAGTCAATAACGCCGCCTAATACCGCTTTGGACTCGGGACCTTCCACCCCCTCGGACACTGTTCAAGTGGAGAGTCAGCCAGGGAGCACCAGCTCCAAACAGtcagaaaacaattttgtcaATATCCCAGAAATGAGTCCCAGTTCGAATCACTCCATCATTTCTAGTCAGAGCCCACTCCAGAATTCGGGTTTGCTCTCGCCCAACATGCTGATGACGCTTGCCAATAACACGGAAGGGGGCGGAGCGGTCATGATCCTCAAAGAGAACACCCAGAACGACAGTTGTCTGTCGAGCATCCTGGCCAGTCATATAAACAGTGATAATTCGCAAGATTTTTAG